In the genome of Cryptomeria japonica chromosome 8, Sugi_1.0, whole genome shotgun sequence, one region contains:
- the LOC131066511 gene encoding aspartyl protease AED3 — translation MNENLPVACKTEMTDAKLKLLMCFPPTNYHPSPQLLLKMTMLLVLLFLLMGCGVAQSSKLVRVSPLLFTGEDTQEEEDCSAAQPRKSSTSIPLMHLQAKCSPFRNNDSTWLTAVLESIKGDEQRYRAITGAATTSFTTQEDAGVPLAVKNGEYVINLGFGTPKQSFYTLLDTGSDITWIPCDSGSLFDPSRSSTYKYLTCSSQTCQAFGSTPTCGNYNCSIKQTYGDGSQVLVLLSTDSLAVGSQSMPGFIFGCAKARTGLITSTPGLVGFGRESFSFVSQTANLFQKTFSYCIPSSTSTGCLALGKSALSSSALQFTSLLTNSANPSFYYVGLNGVSVGEDRVAVPAMGQSSGKGTIIDSGTTITRLAEPAYSSVRDSFVRHLSKFSRAASVSIFDACFNFPSGDVEVPQITLHFDNNVDVPLPPTNYLIRTSAQGSVICLALAAPPKSSSGSGESILGNFQQRNFRVVYDIPGSRLGIAPQSCKGC, via the coding sequence ATGAACGAGAATCTCCCAGTTGCGTGTAAGACCGAGATGACCGACGCAAAGCTTAAATTATTAATGTGTTTCCCTCCCACAAACTATCATCCATCTCCACAGCTTCTCTTAAAAATGACAATGCTTCTTGTTTTACTTTTCTTGCTAATGGGCTGTGGCGTCGCTCAGAGTAGTAAGCTTGTAAGAGTAAGTCCCTTACTATTCACTGGCGAGGACACTCAGGAGGAGGAGGACTGCTCTGCGGCTCAGCCAAGGAAATCGAGCACAAGCATTCCTCTCATGCATCTCCAAGCCAAGTGCTCCCCTTTCCGCAACAACGATTCAACGTGGCTGACCGCGGTGTTGGAGTCAATAAAGGGCGACGAGCAGCGCTACCGTGCAATAACGGGAGCAGCGACAACTAGCTTTACCACACAAGAGGACGCCGGCGTTCCGTTGGCCGTAAAGAACGGAGAGTACGTAATCAATTTGGGCTTCGGCACGCCCAAGCAGAGCTTCTACACGTTGCTCGACACGGGCAGTGACATCACCTGGATTCCCTGCGACTCGGGGAGCTTGTTCGACCCCTCCAGATCATCCACCTACAAATACCTGACTTGCTCTTCCCAGACGTGCCAGGCATTCGGCAGCACTCCAACCTGTGGGAATTACAACTGCAGCATTAAACAGACCTACGGCGACGGATCCCAGGTGCTCGTGCTGCTCTCAACGGACTCGCTGGCCGTGGGCTCGCAGTCTATGCCAGGCTTTATATTCGGTTGCGCCAAAGCTCGGACTGGGCTAATCACCTCCACGCCAGGTTTGGTAGGCTTTGGCAGGGAGTCTTTCTCATTTGTTTCACAGACGGCTAATCTGTTCCAGAAAACCTTCTCTTATTGCATTCCGTCTTCCACTTCCACGGGTTGCCTTGCACTCGGTAAATCCGCGCTTTCATCCTCCGCACTGCAGTTTACGTCTCTCTTGACCAACTCTGCCAATCCTTCGTTCTATTACGTGGGGTTAAACGGAGTCTCGGTTGGAGAAGACCGCGTGGCTGTACCGGCGATGGGGCAATCAAGCGGGAAAGGGACAATTATAGACTCGGGAACAACTATTACTCGGCTGGCGGAACCCGCTTACAGTTCAGTGAGAGACTCTTTCGTTCGCCATCTCTCCAAATTCAGTCGAGCCGCTTCGGTTTCGATCTTCGATGCGTGCTTCAATTTTCCTTCGGGGGATGTGGAGGTGCCTCAGATCACGTTGCATTTTGATAATAATGTGGACGTGCCTCTGCCGCCCACTAATTATTTAATTCGCACGAGTGCGCAGGGCTCAGTGATATGCTTGGCTTTGGCTGCACCTCCTAAAAGCTCCTCGGGTTCAGGAGAATCTATATTGGGGAATTTCCAGCAGCGCAACTTCCGAGTGGTATATGACATTCCTGGATCTCGGCTTGGAATCGCTCCTCAAAGCTGCAAAGGTTGTTAG